The genome window GAGCAGGCGAAGGAGGCTGTTTTAAATAATCTGTGAAAATAGAGTAGGCTTTCACCTTGGCTCCTTTCACTGATGGTTGCATAACAAAATAATCCTTGCATATGTGCCAAGTTTAAGCTAAAATCTTGGCACATGTACCCTAGATTATGTAACCCTCTATTATCTAAAAGCTTTTTTCTGTTTGGAGCCAGAGGAACAGGGAAGACAAAGCTTTTACAGCAATTGTTTCAGGATCAACAAACATTGTGGATTGATCTTCTGCAAGAAGGCGCTTTGCTAAATTTTACTCAAAATCCTAGTCAACTCAGACATCAGTTAGCGGCACAAGGACCAAATACAAAATGGGTTGTGATCGATGAAGTTCAACGTGTTCCAGCTTTGTTAAATGAAGTTCACTCGTTAATTGAAGACAAATCGCTTAACTTTGCCCTGACTGGTTCGAGTGCGAGAAAGCTTAGGCGCGGTCAGGCAAATTTACTTGCTGGAAGAGCGCTGGTTAATAATTTATTTCCTCTGACACAGTTAGAGCTAGGCCATGATTTTCAGCTGGAATCAGCTTTACGCTGGGGCACACTTCCGGGAGTGATCACGGAAAAAGATGAGTCAGTCAGAGCAGAAATCCTCAAGTCCTATGTTCACGTCTATCTTAAGGAAGAAATCAGAGAGGAGCAAATCATTCGTAGTTTAGATCCATTCACTAGATTTCTAGAAGCCGCAGCCCAATCAAATGGAACAATCGTTAACTTATCTAAATTAGGCCGTGAAGCGAATACTGACGCCAAAAGTATCGCTAGGTATTTCCAAATTTTAGAAGATACGTTACTTGGATTTTTCGTTGATCCTTACCATCGATCAATCAGAAAGCAGCAGCGCAAACAGGCAAAATTTTATCTTTTCGACTTGGGAGTCAAAAGAACCTTAGATGGCACGCTCAAGATTCCATTATCAAAAAATACCTATGATTATGGAAAGCTCTTTGAGCAATTTATTATTTTAGAAGTCCTGCGCCTGAATTCGTATTTTCGTTCAGATTATAAGATCTACTATCTTAAGACTGACAATCAATTAGAGATTGATTTAATTTTGGAACGTAAAGGCGATGCAACTTGGGTGATTGAAATCAAGTCCGCAGAAAGACCTGACCTGACAGAAGTCAGCAAGTTAATGCAATTAGCAAAAGATATCCCTCATGCTCGAGCAGCGATTTTTTGTCAGACAACAATACTGCAAAAGATCGATTCCGTTGAGATCTTTCCATGGCAAGAAGGCTTAGAAGCTATTTTTAAATAATATTTAAAAATAGAGTCGACCTAGGAACGGAAGTGAAAACCGTAAGATCAACTCAATCTTACAATGCAGGGGATTCCAGAAGGCATCCTTACACCGAGCGGCCACTGACGTGCCGCTCAGAAGATTCGCTGTCACGAGTGCTTTCAGAATGCATGATTACACCATTTCGTTGGCTGGTATTGCATTAGCAGATAGGTGTCACGAGTGCTTTCAGAAGGCATGATTACACCCTGAACCTGTGAGTCTTTACGCGCGCTTAAAGGGTGTCACGAGTGCTTTCAGA of bacterium contains these proteins:
- a CDS encoding ATP-binding protein, which encodes MYPRLCNPLLSKSFFLFGARGTGKTKLLQQLFQDQQTLWIDLLQEGALLNFTQNPSQLRHQLAAQGPNTKWVVIDEVQRVPALLNEVHSLIEDKSLNFALTGSSARKLRRGQANLLAGRALVNNLFPLTQLELGHDFQLESALRWGTLPGVITEKDESVRAEILKSYVHVYLKEEIREEQIIRSLDPFTRFLEAAAQSNGTIVNLSKLGREANTDAKSIARYFQILEDTLLGFFVDPYHRSIRKQQRKQAKFYLFDLGVKRTLDGTLKIPLSKNTYDYGKLFEQFIILEVLRLNSYFRSDYKIYYLKTDNQLEIDLILERKGDATWVIEIKSAERPDLTEVSKLMQLAKDIPHARAAIFCQTTILQKIDSVEIFPWQEGLEAIFK